The proteins below come from a single Gordonia sp. X0973 genomic window:
- a CDS encoding PD-(D/E)XK nuclease family protein, whose product MSVEVEAKPPAYRSVSQRNQYDRCPQSYYLARIKKVWQKPAAWLPMGSAVHEGVERWEKSGRTMSREEAEAVVATSYDREVSKYTAETPNFDWWQSSGPYRATDDLPRRFDLAREHINRYIDWAEKHPNERMWETPPGWCDETVDHNGHESPGKVASELGFNTTFGSVPVRGFIDLVVEGEEGLVVRDVKTGNTPGDDFQLGVYAAAIAQEYDVEQPTRGDYFMTKTGKPTLEYDISEWTPARVAEEFEELEDNIQNERFDPKPDPSKCRFCDVASSCDFRAA is encoded by the coding sequence GTGAGCGTCGAGGTTGAAGCGAAACCGCCCGCGTACAGGTCGGTTTCGCAGCGGAACCAGTACGACCGCTGTCCGCAGTCCTACTACCTCGCTCGGATCAAGAAGGTTTGGCAGAAGCCGGCGGCGTGGCTCCCGATGGGGTCGGCTGTCCATGAAGGGGTGGAGCGGTGGGAGAAGTCGGGCCGCACGATGAGCCGCGAGGAAGCGGAGGCGGTGGTTGCGACGTCGTACGACCGCGAGGTGTCGAAGTACACCGCGGAGACACCGAACTTCGATTGGTGGCAGTCGAGCGGTCCGTACCGAGCTACCGACGACCTCCCAAGAAGGTTTGATCTCGCTCGTGAGCACATCAACCGCTACATCGACTGGGCGGAGAAGCACCCCAACGAGAGGATGTGGGAGACCCCGCCGGGGTGGTGTGATGAGACCGTCGACCACAACGGCCACGAGTCTCCGGGGAAGGTTGCGTCGGAGCTGGGATTCAACACCACGTTCGGCAGCGTTCCAGTTCGAGGTTTCATCGACCTCGTCGTCGAGGGTGAAGAAGGTTTGGTCGTCCGCGACGTCAAGACCGGCAACACGCCGGGGGACGACTTCCAGCTCGGGGTGTACGCCGCGGCGATCGCGCAGGAGTACGACGTCGAGCAGCCGACGCGGGGCGACTACTTCATGACGAAGACCGGCAAACCGACGCTGGAGTACGACATCTCGGAGTGGACGCCGGCGCGGGTGGCGGAGGAGTTCGAAGAGCTGGAGGACAACATCCAAAACGAGAGGTTTGATCCGAAGCCTGACCCCTCCAAGTGCCGATTCTGCGACGTCGCATCCTCCTGCGATTTTCGTGCGGCCTAA
- a CDS encoding XRE family transcriptional regulator, whose product MAGQPIITIQDVEDLKAKGMNQSEIAREFGVTRAYISYIVHTYGGKLTPRAQVQRDHFPWKVSTDFQRSAIDKCLRHHAEWVVTGGRGMSDDALSRLKSFHRRLRDFNLVVEFDPSIPPNRDSSVGGYRYADRLPEDGDLMLRVNDDIRLTDEGRNKIWKLPPTSATY is encoded by the coding sequence ATGGCCGGACAGCCGATTATCACGATACAGGACGTCGAAGACCTAAAGGCGAAGGGGATGAATCAATCCGAAATCGCCCGCGAGTTCGGTGTTACACGAGCTTACATCTCGTACATCGTCCACACCTACGGCGGGAAGTTGACGCCGCGTGCGCAGGTTCAGCGCGATCACTTCCCGTGGAAGGTGTCAACCGACTTCCAGCGGTCGGCGATCGACAAATGTCTCCGCCACCACGCGGAGTGGGTCGTCACCGGCGGTAGAGGTATGAGCGACGACGCGCTATCGCGGCTGAAGAGCTTCCACCGCAGGCTGCGGGACTTCAACCTGGTGGTTGAGTTCGACCCGTCCATCCCACCGAACCGCGACTCGAGTGTCGGGGGGTACCGATACGCTGACCGGCTACCCGAAGACGGAGACCTGATGTTGCGAGTGAACGACGACATCCGGCTTACCGACGAGGGTCGGAACAAGATATGGAAGTTGCCACCAACTTCCGCAACGTACTGA
- a CDS encoding antirestriction protein ArdA, protein MKAFITDLAAYNSGSLVGAWVDPDTEDVDEAIERVLEHGAIQTCETNHEEWFVTDYDDLPKTIADWLGEYPDSEKLTRVASFDDDDLNKLCAYLDYNGSIDLDTFDPDNVIGPWGSLEDVTYEHVAEFILPEIREDMRKTVENYFDYKAFSRDLEIEGRFVTVDQVGVFEIVD, encoded by the coding sequence ATGAAAGCTTTCATCACAGACCTGGCCGCTTATAACTCGGGGTCGTTGGTAGGCGCGTGGGTTGACCCCGACACCGAAGATGTCGACGAAGCTATCGAGCGAGTGCTTGAGCACGGCGCTATCCAAACGTGCGAGACCAATCATGAGGAATGGTTTGTTACCGATTACGACGATCTGCCGAAGACAATCGCGGACTGGTTGGGGGAGTACCCCGACTCCGAGAAGTTGACCCGCGTTGCATCGTTCGATGACGACGACCTCAACAAGCTATGCGCGTACCTCGACTACAACGGTTCGATTGACCTCGACACCTTCGACCCCGACAACGTGATCGGTCCGTGGGGCTCGCTGGAAGATGTCACGTACGAACACGTAGCTGAGTTCATACTCCCGGAGATCCGAGAAGATATGAGAAAGACCGTCGAAAACTACTTCGATTACAAAGCGTTTTCCCGCGACCTCGAGATCGAAGGTCGATTCGTAACGGTCGACCAAGTAGGAGTTTTCGAGATCGTCGACTAG